A single window of Acidobacteriota bacterium DNA harbors:
- a CDS encoding heme-copper oxidase subunit III translates to MEIPYIVEERSDTGLNNVKLGIWLFLASEVMLFGALFSSYVLLRLMATEWPFGVDVLNVPLGTVNTAVLIGSSVTMVMAYASLKMDDFGRFRFWLAFTIVLSLVFMVIKGFEYNHEFEIGNFPWTSTYLAIYYTMTGLHALHIIGGVVVNTYLLLPGSKMWKTNKAQFTNRIEAAGLYWHFVDLVWIFLFPVLYLL, encoded by the coding sequence ATGGAGATTCCGTACATCGTCGAAGAACGGTCCGACACCGGGCTCAACAACGTCAAGCTCGGCATCTGGCTCTTCCTGGCGTCCGAGGTCATGCTCTTCGGCGCGCTCTTCTCGTCCTACGTGCTGCTGCGCCTGATGGCGACCGAGTGGCCGTTCGGCGTGGACGTGCTCAACGTTCCGCTCGGCACGGTCAACACCGCCGTGCTGATCGGGTCGAGCGTCACGATGGTCATGGCCTACGCGTCGCTCAAGATGGACGACTTCGGCCGCTTCAGGTTCTGGCTGGCGTTCACCATCGTCCTGTCGCTGGTCTTCATGGTCATCAAGGGATTCGAGTACAACCACGAGTTCGAGATCGGCAACTTCCCGTGGACGAGCACCTACCTCGCGATCTACTACACGATGACCGGCCTGCACGCGCTGCACATCATCGGCGGCGTCGTCGTGAACACGTATCTCCTTCTGCCGGGCTCGAAGATGTGGAAGACGAACAAGGCGCAGTTCACGAACCGGATAGAGGCGGCCGGCCTCTACTGGCACTTCGTCGACCTGGTGTGGATCTTCCTGTTCCCGGTGCTCTACCTGCTGTAG